The Caldisalinibacter kiritimatiensis genome window below encodes:
- a CDS encoding 6-phospho-alpha-glucosidase — protein MKKLNITIVGGGSTYTAAMLKTICDYKDKLPIRKLALYDIDEKRQERVGKFAEILIKERYPEIETFIYTTDKKEAFEDVDFALMQIRSGGLKMREKDEKIPLKHQAVGQETCGAGGFAYGIRTIPDFIELVNDIRKYSPNAWIINYSNPAAIVAEATKRVFPDDKRLINICDMPIAMMEAFSTVLGTTRQKLSPRYFGLNHFGWFTALYDETGKDRLPEIYSFLKEKEILPSESEMLDQSWQDTFKQLAVMVRDIDGYIPNTYMQYYLYPTKIVEKSNPNYTRANEVMDGREKRVFSMLDEIIEKGTIEGSPIQNGVHGDYIIELVTSIINNENKIFLIITENKGAIENISSDAMVEIPCLVNANGVEPLRVGPIPTFYKGLIEAQLAYEKLTVDAYFNNSYNDALQALVLNRTIVDTPKAKAILNDLIEANEGHWPTLKRNTKDSLNKFKI, from the coding sequence ATGAAAAAGTTAAACATAACCATTGTTGGCGGTGGTAGTACATATACTGCTGCTATGTTGAAAACTATCTGTGATTATAAAGATAAACTACCAATACGTAAATTAGCATTGTATGACATAGATGAAAAGAGACAGGAGCGTGTTGGAAAGTTTGCAGAAATATTAATAAAAGAAAGATATCCAGAAATCGAAACATTTATCTATACTACAGATAAAAAAGAAGCTTTTGAGGATGTTGATTTTGCATTAATGCAAATTCGTTCAGGTGGATTAAAGATGAGAGAAAAGGATGAAAAAATTCCTTTAAAGCATCAGGCGGTAGGACAAGAAACTTGTGGAGCAGGTGGATTTGCATATGGAATTCGTACCATTCCAGATTTTATAGAATTAGTTAACGATATTAGAAAATATTCACCAAATGCTTGGATAATAAATTATTCTAATCCAGCTGCTATTGTAGCAGAAGCAACAAAAAGAGTGTTCCCAGATGACAAAAGATTAATTAACATATGTGATATGCCTATAGCTATGATGGAAGCGTTTTCAACAGTTCTAGGTACTACAAGACAAAAACTATCACCTAGATACTTTGGATTAAATCATTTTGGATGGTTTACCGCGTTATATGATGAAACAGGAAAAGACAGGTTACCAGAAATATATTCTTTCCTAAAGGAAAAGGAGATACTACCAAGTGAAAGTGAAATGTTAGATCAATCATGGCAAGATACCTTTAAACAACTTGCAGTTATGGTTAGAGATATTGATGGCTATATACCAAATACATATATGCAGTATTATTTATATCCAACAAAAATAGTTGAAAAATCTAATCCTAATTACACTCGTGCTAATGAGGTAATGGATGGTAGAGAAAAACGTGTTTTTTCAATGTTAGATGAAATTATTGAAAAAGGTACAATTGAAGGATCCCCTATTCAAAATGGAGTACATGGTGACTATATTATTGAATTAGTTACTTCTATTATCAATAATGAAAATAAGATTTTTCTAATAATTACTGAGAATAAAGGAGCAATCGAAAATATTTCATCGGATGCAATGGTTGAAATACCATGCTTAGTAAATGCCAATGGAGTAGAGCCTTTAAGAGTAGGACCAATTCCTACATTTTATAAAGGACTAATTGAAGCTCAATTAGCTTATGAAAAGTTAACAGTAGATGCATATTTTAATAATAGTTACAATGATGCATTACAAGCATTGGTTTTAAATCGCACTATTGTCGATACTCCAAAAGCTAAAGCTATTCTTAATGATTTAATAGAAGCAAATGAAGGGCATTGGCCAACATTGAAACGAAACACTAAAGATTCTTTAAATAAGTTTAAAATATAA
- a CDS encoding anaerobic sulfatase maturase: MASITVLIKPSSSSCNMRCKYCFYHEIAENRAINNYGIMNKDTVDILIQRTFEYIGENGIVNFAFQGGEPTLCGIEYFKYFVKKVDEIRKGKNINVNYTLQTNGLLIDDDFAQFFSENNFLLGVSIDGPSIIHDKYRVDCKMQPTHSKVMRAVRILERYNVEFNVLCVVTKDVAHHPKEVYSFFKDNNFRYIQYIPHIDELGNEQGNPFSLTTEDYESFLKYTFDFWYKDFMSGSGISIRYFDNIVDILLGFNPEMCSMQGHCSINMTIESNGNVYPCDFYVLDQYLLGNIKENSFWEMQNSVNGRKFLKQSNVLKEVCYHCEFLSLCRTGCRRHKEPMENGQLKRNCFCEAYKNFFKYSVHRFRLIADTVRNSYN, encoded by the coding sequence ATGGCATCTATTACTGTTTTGATAAAACCATCCTCTAGCTCTTGTAACATGAGATGCAAATACTGTTTTTATCATGAAATAGCTGAGAATAGAGCTATTAACAATTATGGAATTATGAATAAAGATACAGTAGATATACTCATTCAAAGAACCTTTGAGTATATAGGAGAAAATGGCATAGTCAATTTTGCATTTCAAGGTGGAGAACCTACTTTATGTGGAATTGAATACTTTAAATATTTTGTAAAGAAAGTAGATGAGATAAGAAAAGGCAAAAACATTAATGTAAACTATACTTTACAAACTAATGGTCTACTTATAGATGATGATTTCGCTCAGTTTTTTAGTGAAAATAACTTTCTTTTAGGGGTATCTATAGATGGACCTAGTATTATACACGATAAGTATAGAGTCGATTGCAAAATGCAACCAACCCATTCTAAAGTTATGAGAGCAGTAAGGATATTAGAGCGTTATAATGTAGAATTTAATGTTCTTTGCGTAGTAACTAAAGATGTTGCACATCATCCAAAAGAAGTTTATAGTTTTTTTAAAGACAATAATTTTAGATATATTCAATACATTCCTCATATAGATGAGTTAGGCAATGAACAAGGAAACCCGTTTTCATTAACTACCGAAGACTATGAAAGCTTTTTAAAATACACCTTTGATTTTTGGTATAAAGATTTCATGTCGGGGAGCGGTATTAGCATTAGATATTTTGATAATATTGTTGATATATTGTTAGGTTTTAATCCAGAAATGTGTTCAATGCAAGGCCATTGTTCAATAAATATGACAATAGAATCTAATGGTAATGTTTATCCGTGTGATTTTTATGTGCTTGATCAATATTTACTAGGAAATATAAAAGAAAATAGCTTTTGGGAAATGCAGAACAGTGTTAATGGAAGAAAATTTTTAAAACAGTCTAATGTTTTAAAAGAGGTATGCTATCATTGTGAATTTTTAAGTTTATGTAGAACTGGATGTAGAAGACATAAAGAGCCTATGGAAAATGGGCAATTGAAACGAAACTGCTTCTGTGAAGCATACAAAAACTTTTTTAAATATTCAGTACATAGATTTCGACTTATTGCAGATACAGTTAGAAATAGTTATAATTAG
- a CDS encoding DUF3793 family protein yields MSIACLYADCLKSYDKYRKLNILMRLGPTIFGVKPMHIFCFHKKFKFINKILKDIELFFKDSSVIRYRIVHSNNHSIKIVVYNLKAFKRLLSRKNVINFLKTKGYIITMNTEYYINQLESKLIYNNLPPEFGIFFGYPLKDVIGFIGHPSLKHIKTTAWKVYGNPKLSDEVLAKFKESELRMLEMCQTLPFKKVVLSIRAIS; encoded by the coding sequence ATGTCGATTGCTTGTTTGTATGCAGATTGCTTAAAAAGCTATGATAAATATAGAAAACTCAATATATTAATGAGGCTTGGTCCTACAATATTCGGAGTAAAACCAATGCACATATTTTGCTTTCATAAAAAATTTAAGTTTATTAATAAAATTTTAAAGGATATTGAGCTGTTTTTTAAAGATAGTTCTGTTATTCGATATAGAATTGTTCATAGTAATAATCATTCTATCAAAATTGTTGTTTATAACTTAAAAGCATTTAAAAGGCTACTTTCAAGAAAAAATGTTATTAATTTTTTAAAAACAAAAGGCTATATAATCACAATGAATACAGAATACTATATAAACCAATTAGAATCTAAATTAATTTACAATAACCTCCCCCCTGAATTCGGTATATTCTTTGGATACCCACTTAAAGATGTAATTGGTTTTATAGGACACCCTAGTCTAAAGCATATTAAAACAACAGCATGGAAAGTTTATGGTAATCCTAAGCTTTCAGATGAAGTTCTTGCAAAATTTAAAGAATCTGAGCTTAGGATGCTAGAAATGTGTCAAACTCTTCCTTTTAAAAAAGTAGTACTTTCTATTAGAGCTATAAGCTAA
- a CDS encoding MurR/RpiR family transcriptional regulator, producing the protein MKYLNKLINEHMDKLTETDLKILDYVKQNIDEIDKYSINELASQCFVSRTTILRLAKKLNFSGYSDFRSYIKFHKSQVDKKTSSSITKNFLFEDMKKTAQLLNKDSIDNIVNLLLNADHVLLIGSWLLKSSCYYTGKRFNYYETKFFAPQNDEETRISFINSVTKNSVILLLSFSGETSKIIEYAKLAKQKGATTVSITSLSKNQLSKLCDINLWANISLIYEEKQNECIASSLTIDYILEEIFLNYLSRINILDY; encoded by the coding sequence GTGAAATATTTAAACAAACTTATCAATGAACATATGGACAAGTTAACAGAAACTGATTTGAAAATCCTAGATTATGTTAAACAAAATATAGATGAAATTGATAAATATTCAATTAATGAATTAGCATCACAATGTTTTGTATCTAGAACTACTATCTTAAGACTGGCCAAAAAATTAAACTTCTCTGGATACTCCGATTTTCGCTCATATATTAAATTTCATAAATCACAAGTAGATAAAAAGACATCTTCAAGTATTACTAAGAATTTTTTGTTTGAAGATATGAAAAAAACTGCACAGTTATTGAATAAAGACTCCATAGATAATATAGTAAATCTATTGCTTAATGCAGACCATGTTTTATTAATAGGGTCTTGGTTGTTAAAATCTAGCTGTTACTATACAGGTAAACGTTTCAATTACTACGAAACAAAGTTTTTTGCACCCCAAAACGATGAAGAAACAAGAATTTCTTTCATAAACAGTGTAACTAAAAATTCAGTTATACTATTACTATCATTTTCAGGAGAAACATCTAAAATCATTGAATATGCTAAACTTGCAAAGCAAAAAGGAGCTACAACAGTTTCCATAACTTCTTTATCTAAAAATCAACTTTCTAAATTATGTGATATTAATCTTTGGGCAAATATTTCCTTAATATATGAAGAAAAACAAAATGAATGTATTGCTTCAAGTTTAACTATTGATTACATTTTAGAAGAAATATTTTTAAATTATTTATCTCGCATTAACATACTTGACTATTAA
- the nagB gene encoding glucosamine-6-phosphate deaminase, with protein sequence MKIIIVDDYKAMSKKAAIIIANQIILKPNSVLGLATGSTPLGTYNELVELHKEGIIDFSQVTTFNLDEYYDLSPDNTNSYHYYMMNNLFQYINIDLENTNIPNGITEDIDKECESYDQKIIQAGGLDLQLLGIGANGHIGFNEPNIKFESKTHLVGLDEKTINDNSRFFENKELVPKKAITMGIKNIMQARSILLLASGIDKADAIEKTVHGSITPKVPASVLQLHPNATLIIDKLAASKLKTLS encoded by the coding sequence ATGAAAATTATTATTGTTGATGATTATAAGGCAATGAGTAAAAAAGCAGCAATTATAATAGCTAATCAGATTATATTAAAACCTAATAGTGTTCTAGGACTTGCAACAGGCAGTACTCCTCTTGGAACCTATAACGAATTAGTTGAACTTCATAAAGAAGGAATCATAGATTTTAGTCAAGTTACAACTTTTAATCTAGATGAATACTATGACTTATCTCCTGATAATACCAATAGTTATCATTATTATATGATGAATAATTTATTTCAATATATAAACATTGACTTGGAAAACACCAACATACCTAATGGTATAACTGAAGATATAGATAAAGAATGTGAGTCTTACGATCAAAAAATTATTCAAGCAGGTGGTCTTGATTTACAATTATTAGGGATAGGTGCAAATGGACATATTGGATTTAATGAACCAAATATTAAGTTTGAGTCTAAAACTCATTTAGTTGGATTGGATGAGAAGACGATAAATGATAACTCAAGGTTCTTTGAAAACAAAGAACTAGTTCCAAAGAAAGCTATTACTATGGGAATTAAAAATATTATGCAAGCTAGAAGTATTCTTCTGCTAGCAAGTGGTATAGATAAAGCAGATGCTATTGAAAAAACTGTTCACGGTAGTATAACACCTAAAGTACCAGCTTCAGTACTACAATTACACCCTAATGCAACTCTTATAATAGATAAATTAGCTGCTTCAAAATTAAAGACTTTATCCTAA
- a CDS encoding chromate transporter — MIYAKLFITFIKLGLFSFGGGYAMIPLIQSEIASNGWMTTSEFANIIAIAEMTPGPIAVNSATFVGYKTAGILGGFVATIGVTIPSLMIILLISKYFFKFQKHPINTMVFYGIRPVIVALITIAAIYVGETTFLNYPISNIDIFDFLSNPLQVVNLSGILIFIGVLLAVAKFKVNPMVVILGSGVLGVVLFYLV, encoded by the coding sequence GTGATATATGCTAAGTTATTTATAACTTTTATCAAACTGGGGTTATTTAGTTTCGGTGGAGGATATGCAATGATTCCATTAATTCAAAGTGAAATAGCCTCAAATGGTTGGATGACTACATCAGAATTTGCCAATATTATAGCAATCGCAGAAATGACACCTGGGCCAATCGCCGTAAATTCGGCTACTTTTGTAGGGTATAAGACGGCTGGGATACTAGGTGGTTTTGTAGCAACAATAGGTGTAACTATTCCTTCTTTGATGATTATTTTACTTATATCAAAATATTTTTTTAAATTTCAAAAACATCCCATTAACACAATGGTTTTTTATGGTATTAGGCCAGTAATTGTTGCCCTTATAACAATTGCTGCTATTTATGTAGGAGAAACTACTTTTTTAAACTATCCAATATCAAATATAGATATCTTTGATTTTTTGAGCAACCCATTACAAGTAGTTAATTTATCTGGTATTTTGATATTTATAGGCGTTTTACTAGCTGTAGCTAAATTTAAGGTTAATCCAATGGTTGTAATTTTAGGTTCAGGTGTATTAGGAGTTGTATTATTTTATTTAGTTTAG
- a CDS encoding PTS transporter subunit EIIC: protein MALNYSKMAKEIIDNVGGLENVNGMEHCATRLRLMLNDKSKFNKEAIEDIEGVKGTFYNSGQFQIILGTGVVNEVYKEAEKLGTATGGVKETVYNNMSPLQKIVRVFGDIFIPIIPVIIASGILMGLRSFLTHLGVLTPDSFWYKFSQILTDTPFAFLPALVGWSAMKRFGGTPIFGFIIGLMLVHSILPSAGAVGRGNLDPIIVSLFGFNTKVVGYQGSVIPVLGVAFVAAFIEKRIRKIIPNSLDFIVTPFVVMTIGLFTGLFIIGPVARLIESGVVSLFQFLFTLPFGLGGFLVGGLQQALVITGLHHALWVIDINFLSETGFNLYQPIRSAAVAGQAGAVLAFAIFSNNRKEKALSISAAVSAWLGITEPAIFGVTLVNFWPFLFGLLGSALGGMYSAAVGLAGSGMGIAVIPGYLLHLHGTVLQYTIVNLISGGVPFILTYLFIKRRKLNKTENKQNSKTATI from the coding sequence ATGGCGTTGAATTATTCGAAAATGGCCAAAGAAATTATTGACAACGTAGGAGGGCTGGAAAACGTTAACGGAATGGAGCATTGTGCTACCAGATTACGCTTAATGCTTAATGACAAATCTAAATTTAATAAAGAGGCTATTGAGGACATCGAAGGTGTTAAAGGTACCTTCTACAACTCTGGTCAGTTTCAAATTATACTAGGTACTGGGGTTGTTAACGAAGTATACAAAGAAGCTGAAAAGTTAGGTACTGCTACAGGGGGAGTAAAAGAAACTGTATATAATAATATGTCCCCACTTCAAAAGATTGTACGTGTATTTGGAGACATTTTTATACCCATTATTCCTGTAATTATTGCTTCTGGTATTTTAATGGGGCTTCGTTCATTTTTAACTCATTTAGGAGTATTAACTCCTGATTCATTTTGGTATAAGTTTTCTCAAATTTTAACAGACACACCTTTTGCATTTTTACCTGCTTTAGTTGGATGGTCTGCAATGAAGAGATTTGGAGGTACACCTATTTTTGGTTTTATTATAGGTTTAATGTTAGTACACTCAATCTTACCATCTGCTGGAGCAGTAGGTAGGGGGAACTTAGATCCGATTATTGTATCTTTATTTGGATTTAATACAAAAGTTGTAGGATATCAAGGTTCTGTTATCCCAGTTCTAGGAGTAGCTTTTGTTGCAGCTTTTATTGAAAAACGCATTAGAAAAATTATACCAAATTCATTAGATTTTATTGTTACACCTTTTGTGGTTATGACAATTGGATTATTTACAGGGTTATTTATAATAGGACCAGTTGCTCGCTTAATTGAAAGTGGAGTTGTTAGCTTATTCCAATTCTTATTTACTCTTCCTTTTGGTCTTGGAGGATTTTTAGTTGGAGGCTTACAACAAGCATTAGTTATAACAGGTTTACATCATGCTTTATGGGTTATTGATATTAATTTCTTGAGTGAAACAGGGTTTAACTTATATCAACCAATTCGTTCTGCTGCTGTTGCTGGACAAGCAGGTGCAGTTTTAGCCTTTGCTATATTCAGTAATAATAGAAAAGAAAAGGCACTTTCTATTTCGGCAGCCGTATCAGCATGGTTAGGAATCACTGAACCTGCAATATTTGGGGTTACTTTAGTTAACTTCTGGCCATTCCTATTCGGCTTATTAGGAAGTGCACTTGGTGGTATGTACTCAGCTGCTGTTGGATTAGCAGGTTCTGGAATGGGTATTGCAGTTATACCAGGTTATCTTCTACATTTACATGGAACAGTACTACAATACACAATTGTTAATTTAATATCAGGGGGAGTACCGTTTATATTAACTTACTTATTCATTAAGAGAAGAAAATTAAACAAAACAGAAAATAAACAAAATAGTAAAACTGCAACTATATAA
- a CDS encoding chromate transporter, whose translation MKKQQIKLLFNIFITFFKIGCFTFGGGYAMIPLIQREFVDNKGWVKEEEIVDVFAIAQTVPGAIAINSSSFVGYKIANRKGAIVATLGVVLPSFLIIVSIAMFFIKFQNHPIVDAIFQGVRPAVVALILAAAIKVGKTSIKDITGAAIAVVSGILVIFVNVNVIFIIILGAVIGVTIYKFLPNKAHKIMAAGSDKGDIC comes from the coding sequence ATGAAGAAACAACAAATTAAATTACTTTTTAATATTTTTATAACCTTTTTTAAAATAGGATGTTTTACTTTTGGTGGAGGATATGCAATGATTCCATTAATTCAAAGAGAATTCGTAGATAATAAAGGATGGGTAAAGGAAGAAGAAATTGTAGATGTTTTTGCAATAGCTCAAACAGTACCTGGGGCTATTGCTATAAACTCATCTTCTTTTGTAGGCTATAAGATTGCAAATAGGAAAGGGGCAATTGTAGCTACTTTAGGTGTAGTATTACCATCATTTTTAATTATAGTATCTATTGCTATGTTTTTTATAAAATTTCAGAACCATCCTATAGTGGACGCTATTTTTCAAGGAGTTCGTCCTGCGGTTGTTGCATTAATATTAGCAGCAGCAATTAAAGTTGGCAAGACCTCCATAAAGGATATTACGGGAGCTGCAATTGCAGTTGTTTCTGGTATTTTAGTTATTTTTGTTAATGTAAATGTTATTTTTATTATAATATTGGGTGCAGTTATAGGAGTTACAATTTATAAGTTTCTACCTAATAAAGCCCATAAAATAATGGCCGCTGGGAGTGACAAAGGTGATATATGCTAA
- a CDS encoding YibE/F family protein, translated as MKKVAPIVVMIVLMSILLGALLYDNSSQNTEGVEEVTALVHEVDNSDVVSGGVSKIGFQTVVVEILEGKYKGQQIEATNNLLGQLELDTFCKPDDKIVVAIKEDNGQITNGIVLEHYRQDWEFILFAFFVVCLIVYARFTGVKALFSFVASLFVIWKFLIPGLLNGNNPLVLASGVLVLLSAIIIFSIAGFTKKGISAFIGTIVGLLVTIGLTLIFGDKLNLNGMTSSFAPTLLFSGHHDLNMKYIFYAAIIIGASGAAMDIAMDVAASMEEIKMKKPDINTKELIQSGFNVGRAVIGTMTTTLLLAYSGGYLTLLMLFMTKNSSFVRILNLKIVASEIMRTVVGSIGLVLVAPITAIFAGWIYTTELKSIFSESKEQVETEI; from the coding sequence ATGAAGAAAGTAGCTCCTATTGTAGTAATGATAGTTTTAATGTCAATACTTTTAGGTGCATTGTTATATGATAATAGTTCTCAAAACACAGAAGGTGTAGAAGAGGTAACAGCATTAGTACATGAGGTTGATAATAGTGATGTAGTATCAGGTGGAGTTTCTAAGATTGGTTTTCAGACAGTAGTTGTTGAGATATTAGAAGGTAAATATAAAGGACAACAAATTGAAGCAACTAATAACTTATTAGGTCAATTAGAACTTGATACATTTTGTAAACCTGATGATAAAATAGTTGTAGCCATTAAAGAAGATAATGGACAAATTACAAATGGGATAGTGTTAGAGCATTATAGACAAGATTGGGAGTTTATTCTTTTTGCATTTTTTGTTGTATGTTTGATAGTATATGCGAGATTCACTGGAGTAAAGGCCCTATTTTCATTTGTAGCTAGTTTGTTTGTTATATGGAAATTTTTAATACCAGGCCTATTAAACGGAAACAATCCATTAGTATTAGCTTCAGGAGTATTGGTACTATTGTCTGCTATAATAATATTCTCTATAGCAGGATTTACTAAAAAGGGAATATCAGCTTTTATAGGAACAATTGTTGGATTATTAGTTACTATTGGATTAACTTTAATTTTTGGAGATAAGTTAAATTTAAATGGAATGACTTCATCATTTGCTCCAACACTTCTTTTTAGTGGTCATCATGATTTAAATATGAAATATATTTTCTATGCTGCCATAATAATAGGTGCATCAGGAGCAGCTATGGATATAGCAATGGATGTAGCTGCATCAATGGAAGAGATAAAAATGAAGAAGCCAGATATAAATACAAAGGAATTAATACAATCTGGTTTTAATGTAGGAAGAGCAGTAATAGGAACAATGACTACAACATTGTTACTTGCTTACTCTGGTGGGTATCTAACTTTACTAATGTTGTTTATGACTAAAAATTCAAGCTTTGTTAGGATATTAAACTTAAAAATAGTGGCATCTGAAATAATGCGTACAGTAGTTGGAAGTATAGGTCTAGTATTAGTAGCACCAATAACTGCTATATTTGCAGGATGGATATACACTACAGAGCTTAAAAGTATATTTAGCGAAAGTAAAGAACAAGTTGAAACAGAAATATAG
- a CDS encoding N-sulfoglucosamine sulfohydrolase, with protein MNIIYIHTHDTGRLIKPYGYNVPTPNLMGFAKDALLFRNAFCGGPTCSPSRASFLTGRYPHSNGMLGLSHRGFDIKNKGWHMASFFKDNGYETVLCGIQHENRFWIPLQRGDVAAKELGYTKHITADMSNCKDDGDLVKWDLLNAENVVNYLKQASERKEKFFLSYGLFATHREYPELSEDELKYDDLNPNYIHTPKNTYNDEKSRLDMARFYKSAKIADKCFGKVIDVLKETGLYDETVIIFTTDHGIANPFMKCNLTDDGIGISLIIRNPKEPNSHGMVVDSMISQIDVYPTLCDILNLDKPDFLQGKSFIDLFKANKKEVNEYIYAETNFHTSYEPARCIRTKRYKYIRYYDNSWNKYNLSNCDESPSKIHLIKHGWREKMKAREYLFDLYFDPAERNNLANEPEYKDILIELRTELQNWQERTNDPLLEGHINIHSTWKVNKKECILPSSKNPDDYENLPDY; from the coding sequence ATGAATATTATATATATTCACACCCATGATACAGGACGTTTAATTAAACCTTATGGTTATAATGTACCTACTCCAAATTTAATGGGATTTGCTAAAGATGCTTTATTATTTAGAAATGCTTTTTGTGGGGGTCCTACATGTTCACCATCAAGAGCTTCTTTTTTAACTGGACGCTATCCCCATTCTAATGGTATGTTAGGCTTATCTCATAGAGGGTTTGATATAAAAAATAAAGGTTGGCATATGGCATCATTTTTTAAAGATAATGGATATGAGACTGTTTTATGTGGGATTCAGCATGAAAATCGATTTTGGATACCCTTACAAAGGGGAGATGTTGCAGCTAAGGAATTAGGGTATACAAAACATATCACAGCAGATATGTCAAACTGTAAAGATGATGGAGATTTGGTAAAGTGGGATTTATTAAATGCTGAAAATGTAGTGAATTATCTTAAACAAGCCAGTGAAAGAAAAGAAAAGTTCTTTTTATCCTATGGATTATTTGCTACACATCGTGAGTATCCTGAATTGTCTGAAGATGAACTTAAGTATGATGATTTAAATCCTAATTATATACATACTCCTAAGAATACCTACAATGATGAAAAATCTAGATTAGATATGGCTAGATTTTATAAATCAGCTAAAATAGCAGATAAATGCTTTGGTAAAGTGATTGATGTATTAAAGGAAACAGGATTATATGATGAAACTGTAATTATTTTTACTACAGATCACGGTATTGCAAATCCTTTTATGAAATGCAACCTTACTGATGATGGTATAGGGATTTCATTAATTATTCGAAATCCTAAAGAACCTAATTCTCACGGTATGGTTGTGGATTCCATGATTTCTCAAATAGATGTATATCCTACACTATGTGATATTCTTAACCTCGATAAACCTGACTTTTTACAAGGTAAGTCGTTTATTGATTTATTTAAAGCTAATAAAAAAGAAGTAAATGAATATATTTATGCAGAAACCAATTTTCATACTTCTTATGAGCCAGCAAGATGTATTAGAACAAAGAGATATAAGTACATCAGATATTATGATAATTCATGGAATAAATACAATTTATCAAACTGTGATGAATCTCCTTCTAAAATTCATTTAATAAAACATGGTTGGAGAGAGAAGATGAAAGCAAGAGAATATTTATTTGATTTATATTTTGATCCAGCTGAAAGAAACAACTTAGCAAACGAACCAGAATATAAAGATATATTAATAGAATTAAGAACAGAGCTACAAAATTGGCAAGAAAGAACAAATGATCCTTTATTAGAGGGGCACATAAATATTCATTCTACATGGAAGGTGAATAAGAAAGAGTGTATTTTACCTAGTTCTAAAAACCCTGACGACTATGAGAATCTACCTGACTATTAA